ACCGATCATGAGCAAGTCCGAGGCCGCGCGGCTCGTCGCGTCCGCCAAGGTGCGCAGTGGCCTGTCCTGGGCCCGGATCGCCGACGAGATCGGCGCCCCGGTCGTGTGGGCGACCGCCGCACTGCTCGGCAACCATCCGATGCCGCCGGAGCAGGCCCGGCGGGCCTGCGAGCTGCTCGAACTGGACGAGGCGGTGGCGGAGAGCCTGCGGTCGCAGCCGTCCCGCGGCACCGACCCGGCGGTGATGAGCGACCCTACGATCTACCGTTTCGTCGAGGCGCTGTCGGTCTACGGGCCCGCGCTCAAAGAGCTCATTCACGACGAATTCGGCGACGGGATCATGAGCGCGATCAACTTCCGCGTCGATTTCGACCGGCGCCCGGACCCCGACGGGGACCGCGTCGTCATCACGTTCGACGGCAAGTTCCTCGACTACCGGTGGTGACCTGACAGCGGCCCGCCGGCGGTGTGAGCCGAACGTAACACCGCCGGATCGGGCCCGTCATACGGCGGGCATGAACGCTGCGGAGACTCTGCTGGTCGGTCCGTATACCCGGAATGGGGCGGTTCCCTTCCGGGCCGTCCACGGCAGAGGAGCAGCCTCGTGTCCTATGTGAACCCGCCCGATCTGGCGACGAAGATGGTCGACGCCGGTGAGGCGAAGGTCTTCATGTCCACGCGCGACACCCTCATCCGCGCGTTCATGGCCGCCGCGCTCCTCACGCTCGGCGCCGCGTTCGCCGTCACCGTCACCGTGCAGACGGGCGAGCCGCTGCTCGGCGCGCTGCTCTTCCCGGCCGGGTTCTGCCTGGTCTACCTGCTGGGGTTCGACCTGCTCACCGGGGTCTTCACGCTGGTCCCGCTCGCGCTGCTCGACAAGCGGCGGGGCGTCACGCCGCGCTCGCTGCTGCGCAACTGGGGGCTGGTCTTCCTCGGCAACCTCGGCGGCGCGCTCACCGTCGCGGTCATGATGGCCGTGATCTTCACGTTCGGTTTCTCCACACCCCCGGACGAGGTCGGACGGCAGCTCGGCACGATCGGCGAGGGCCGGACGGTCGGGTACGCCGAGCACGGCGCGGCCGGGATGCTGACGCTGTTCGTGCGCGGGGTCATGTGCAACTGGATGGTCTCCACCGGCGTCGTCGCCGCGATGATGTCGAAGTCGGTGCCCGGCAAGGTCATCGCCATGTGGCTGCCGATCATGATGTTCTTCTACATGGGCTTCGAGCACTCGATCGTCAACATGTTCCTGTTCCCGTCCGGCCTGATGCTCGGCGGCGACTTCTCGATCATGGACTACCTGGTGTGGAACGAGATCCCGACCATCATCGGCAACCTGGTCGGCGGGCTGACGTTCGTCGGGCTCACGATCTACGCGACCCACGGCCGGACGGGAAAGCCGCGGAACCGTCCGGCCCCGGTGCAGGAGACCGCCGCCGGCGAACCGGCCGCCGAGGAGCAGCTCGTCCGGGGGTAGGCGGTCACGCCCGGACGGCCTCCTCGGTGACCGGGACGGGGCCGGGGGACGGTTCCTCGGTGAGGCCGACGCGGCGGTGCAGGCGGCGCAGCGGGCGCGGGGCCCACCAGTTGGCGCGGCCCGCGAGGCGCATGAACGCGGGGACGAGCACGCCGCGGATGAGCGTCGCGTCGACGAGGACGGCGAGGGCCATCCCGATGCCGAGCTGCTGCAGGAAGACGACGTCGCCGGTGGCGTAGGTCGCGAACGAGACGGCGAGGATGAGCGCGGCGGCGGTGACGAGCGGGCCGCTGCGGGCGATGCCGATCGGGACCGACGCCGCGGCGTCGCCCGTCCGGTCGTACTCCTCCTTGATGCGCGAGAGGAGGAAGACCTCGTAGTCCATGGAGAGGCCGTAGGCGATGCAGAACATCAGGATCGGGATGCTCGGCTCGATGGAGCCGGTCGGGGTGAAGCCGAGGAGGCCGGAGAGGTTGCCCTCCTGGAAGATCCACACGAGCGCGCCGAACATGACCGACAGGCTCAGCAGGTTGAGGACGGTCGCCTTGAGCGGGGCGAGGACGCTGCCGGTCATCAGGAACAGGACGACGACGGTGACGGCGATGATCAGTCCCGCGACGAGCGGCAGCCGGGCGGTGACGGCGTCGCGGTAGTCGGCGAGTTCGGCGGGGTAGCCGCCGACGAGGGCGGGGGCGGGCGCGGGGAGCGCCCGCACCTCCTCGACGAGCCCGACGGCGTCGGCGGCGAGGCGCCGCGACGACGGGACGGCGACGAGCCGGGTCCCTTCGGCGGACGTGTACCGGACGCCGGCCGGTGCGGGGACGGGCCGTCCGCCGGTGAAGGACCCGGCGGACGAGTCGACGCGGACGATCCCCTCGACGCGGGACAGTTCGGCCGCGTACGGGCCGACGCCGCCCGCGGCGGACGCGGGCAGCGCGATCTGCAGGGCGTCGGCCTCCTCGACGGCGAACGAGGCGCGGATCTCGTCGTACATCTGCCGGACGGGCGCGGAGGTGTTGAGCACGCGATCGTCCGGGAGCCCGAACCGGACGCCGAGGAACGGGGCGCCGAGCAGCAGGACGAGGCCGAGTGCGGTGCCGCCGAGGACGAGCGGGCGGCGCATCACGGCGGCGGCGAACGCGTGCCAGCGGGCGGCGGAGCGGTTCGACGGGGCGCGGCGGGCGACGCGTCCGCCGAGGAGGGTGAGTGCGGCGGGCAGGAACACGGTCGCGCCGAGGACGGCCGCGGCGACGACGGCGACGCCCGCGTAGGCGAACGACGCGAGGAACGGGAACGGGAAGACGAGCAGGACGGCGAGTGCCGCGGCGACCGTGACGCCGCTGAACAGGACCGTCCGTCCGGCGCCCCGGACGGTCGCGACGACGGCCGCGCGCACGTCGCCGTCGCGGGCGGCGAGCTCCTCCCGGAACCGGAAGATCATGAACAGGCCGTAGTCGACGCCGAGGCCGATGCCCATGACGAGGGCGATGTTGGACGCGAAGGTGGAGATCTCGGTGAAGGCGAGCGGGATCCGCAGCAGGGCGAGCGAGCCGAGGACGGCGAACAGGCCGGTCGCGAGGGTGACGAGGGCGGCGGCGATGCGCCGGTAGACGAGCCAGAGCAGCAGCAGCGTCAGCGGCAGGATGATCAGCTCGGCGCGGACGAAGTCGGCGCGGGCCTGCTCCATGACGTTGCGGAACACCTCGTCGCCGCCGCCGACGGTCACCTCGACGGCCGCGTCGGTGCGGGTGAGGTCGGCGGCGAGGTCGGGCAGGACGCCCGTCCGGACGTGGTCGGCGTCGCCGGGCGCCCACGCGAGGACGAGCGCGTGCCGCGCGTCCGCGCTGCGGAGCGTCTCGGCCCCGCCGCGGCTCCAGTAGGACCAGGCGTCGCCGACGCCGTCGCGGGCGGCGAGCTCGGCGGTCAGCGCCCGTCCGGCGGCGGCGGCCGCGGGGTCGTCGACGGTGCCGCCGCGGGCCGTCACGAGGAGCGCGATGTTCGGGCTGCCGGTGGCGTGCTCGCGGGCGAGGGCGTCCGCGGCCCGCATCGATTCCGAGCCGGGCGCCTCGAACCGGTTGAGCGACAGGGCGCCGATCGTGCCGGCGCCGACGATCCCGACGAGGACGAGCGCGGCGATGCCGAGCGCGCTGATCAGCCGGGACCGGCGGGTGACGAGCCGGCCGAGGCCGTTCGGTGTGAACACGTGCTCCCCCAGGGGCGGCGTAATATACGAGTGTCCGCTCGTGTTTCCTGGGCATAATACGAGCGCCTACTCGTATTTGCAATACTCGACCGTTCGCAGGCGGCACGGCGGGGAGGACGACGATGAGCGGGGACGGGGAGTCCGGAACGGGACGGGCGGTGCGGCGGCAGGCGCGCGGCGAGCGCCGCATCGCGCAGATCCTGGACGCGGCGGCCGGAGTGCTCGCCGAACTGGGCTACGAGGCCGCGACCACGAACAAGATCGCGGCGGCGGCGGGCATCTCGCCCGGCTCGCTCTACCAGTTCTTCCCGAACAAGGAGGCGATCGCCGAGGCCCTCGCCGACCGGTTCACCGCCCAGATGGGCGGCGCGCACCGGACGGCGTTCACGGCCGGCGACCTCGCCGCCGAGCCGCTCGCCGACCTGATCGACCGCATCGTCGACCCGCTCCTCGCCTTCAACATCGCGAACCCGGGCTTCAAGGCGCTGTTCGCGCGCGCCGACATGCCGTCCGGTCTCACCGCCGCCTCACGCCCGATCCAGGACGCGCTCCTCGGACGCGTCGAGGGCATCCTCGCCGCGCGCGCGCCGGGCCTCACGGCGGACGACCGGACGCGCGGCGCGCGCGTCCTGATCCAGGTGTTCAAGGCGTTGGTCCCCCTGGTCACGGAGGCCGACCCAGGAGACGAACGGGACACGATGGTGGCCGAGTTGAAGCGCGTCCTCTCCGCCTACATGACCGCCCTGGAGGCCCAAGGCCGCACCTGACCCGCCCCGACGGACGGCCCCGCGCGCGCTTGAGGCCACACGCACCAGCGCAGGCCGCCCCCAAAGGGCTTTACGAACTCGCACGCCCCACCCGCACACACCGTCCCCAGCACCCGGCAACTTGAGGCCACCCACCAGCGCAGGCCACCCCAGAGGGCTTTACGAACTCACACATGCCACCCGCACGCACCGTCACGGCACCCGGCAAGCGGCGGCGCGCGGCTTCAGCGCTCGGGGGGCGAGGCGGGGAAGCCGCCGGCGCGGCCCAGGAGGGAGGGGGCGGGGACGCCGAGGCGTTCGGCGAGCCACATGCCGGTCCGGGCGGTCGATTCCATGTCGATGCCGGTGTCGTGGCCGCTGCGGTGGAGCGCGTAGAGCAGGTCCTCGGTGGCGATGTTGCCGGTGGCGGCGGGGGCGAACGGGCAGCCGCCGAAGCCGCCCGCGGACGCGTCCAGGACGGTCACGCCCTCGTCGACGGCCATGAGCGCGTTCGCGTACCCGGTGTTGCGCGTGTTGTGGAAGTGGAACCGCAGGGGGATTCCGGGGGCGGCCTCGCGCGCGCGCCGCGTGAGGTCGCGCACCTGGGCCGGGACGCCCACTCCGATGGTGTCGGCCAAGGCGATCTCGGACGCCGCGTGTGCGCGCCGCGCGATGTACTCGATCCGTTCCGGGGGCGTGTCGCCCTCGAAGGGGCAGCCGAACGCGACGGCGATCGTCATCGTCGCGGGGACGCCGGCGTCGTCGGCCGCCGCGGCGATGCCGTCCCACGCGTCCAGCATCTCGGCGACGGTCGTGCCCTGGTTGCGCACGCTGAAGGTGTCGGACGCCGGGACGACCACGTTGACCTCGTCGACGCGGGCGTCCAGGGCGCGGTCGAGGCCGCGCCGGTTGAGGACGAGCCCGCTGTAGGCGATCCCGTCGCGGCGCGGCACCCCGGCCATGACCTCCTCGGCGCCGGCCATCTGCGGGACGCGCTCGGGGTTGACGAACGAGACGGCCTCGACGCGTCGCGTCCCGGCGGCCACGCAGCGTTCGATGAGGGCGATCTTGTCGTCGGGGGTGAGCACGCGGGCCTCGTTCTGGAGGCCGTCGCGGGGACCGACCTCCACCACCGTTGTATGCAATCCGGCTCCAAACTTGCGACTCGACCGTTGAATGTGACTATATTGCATGCAATCAAGGAGGTGTCATGGCACGTGCGGCGGACGTCGCGTACGACGCGGTGCGGCGGATGATCCTGTCCGGGGACGCCGCCGCCGGGTCGCGGCTCGGGGAGGCGGAGCTCGCCGAGACGCTCGGGCTGTCGCGCACGCCGGTGCGCGAGGCCCTGCAGCGGCTCGGCTCGGACGGCCTCGTCGAGGTGCTGCCGCACCGGGGCGCGCGGGTCGTCGAGTGGACCGCCGCCGACCTCGCGGAGATCTTCGAACTCCGCTCGCTCCTGGAGCCCTACGCGGCGGCCCGCGCCGCCCGGATCGGCCAGGACGAATCGGTCATCGCCGGGCTGACCGCGCAGTGCGACGCCATGGAGGCGGCCGCGGACGCCCGCGACCTCGCCGAACTCGCCCGGTTGAACTCCCGGTTCCACGCGGCGCTGATCGACGCGTCCCGCAACGGGCGGCTGCCCGGCATGCTCGCGTCCGTCGTGCACGCGCCGCTGATCGTCGGGACGTTCCGCCGCTACGACCCCGCCGAGCTGGACCGTTCCATGAACCACCACCGGGAGCTCGTCGCCGCCATCGCGGCGGGCGACCCGGACTGGGCCGAAGCCGTGATGCGCGCCCACATCCGCGCCGCCGCGGCCAACCTGAGCCGGAAGGACGACGACGAATGAACGCACTCGGTGACCTGCGGGTCGTGGAGATGGGGCAGCTCCTCGCGGGCCCGTTCTGCGGGCAACTGCTCGGCGACTTCGGCGCCGAGGTCATCAAGATCGAGCCGCCGGGCGCCGGCGACCCGATGCGCGAGTGGGGCCGCGAGAAGCCGCACGGCAAGTCGCTGTGGTGGCCGATCCTCGCGCGGAACAAGAAGTCGGTCACGCTGAACCTGCGCACGCCCGAGGGCCAGGCCCTCGCCCGCCGGATCATCGGGCAGGCCGACGTCCTCGTGGAGAACTTCCGCCCCGGCACCCTCGAACGCTGGGGCCTGTCCCCGGACGAGCTGCGCGCCGAGAACCCGCGCCTGATCGTCACCCGCGTCACCGGCTACGGGCAGGACGGCCCGTACTCGCCGCGCGCCGGGTTCGGCTCGATCGGCGAGGCGATGGGCGGCATCCGGTACGTCACCGGCGACCCCGACAAGCCGCCGTCCCGCGCGGGCATCTCGCTCGGCGACGAGCTGGCCGGGACGTTCGCCGCGCTCGGCACCCTGGTCGCCCTGCACGCCCGGCACCGCACCGGGCGCGGCCAGATCGTCGACTCGGCCCTCTACGAGGCCGTCCTCGCGATGATGGAATCGCTCGTCCCCGAGTGGGACATCGCGGGCTACCAGCGCGAACGCACCGGCTCCGTGCTGCCGAACGTCGCGCCCAGCAACGTCTACCCCACCAAGGACGGACCCGTCCTCATCGCCGCGAACCGGGACACGATCTGGACCCGGCTGGCCGGGCTCATGGGACGTCCCGAACTGGCCTCCGACAAACGGTTCGCCACCCACGGCGCCCGCGGGGCGAACGCGGGCGAACTCGACGAACTCATCGGCACCTGGACGTCCACCCAGGACTCCGGCGAACTCCTCGAACTCCTGCACGAGAACGGCATCCCCGCGGGCCTCACCTACCGCGCGAAGGACATGCTCGCCGACCCGCACTACAAGGCGCGCGAGGCGATCATCCGGATGGCGCACCCCGAGTTCGGCGAGTTCCCGATGCAGAACGTCTTCCCGAAGCTCTCCGAGACCCCCGGCGAGGTCCGCGCCGTCGGCCCGTCCCTGGGCGAGCACAACACCGAGGTCTACGGCGCCCTGCTCGGCCTCACGTCCGCCGAACTGGAGTCCCTCACGTCGGCCGGAACGATCTGACCGTCCCGCCATGCCGATCATGGTCGACCGGTGGCCGGGCGCGGCGGGCCGCGGCATGGTGGGAGGGGCCGGACTCCGGGAGGGGCATGCCGTCACGGTCACGGACGGGCGAGGAGCCCGCCGCGCGTGCGCGCGAGCAGCCCACCGCGCGTGCGCGCGAGGAGCCCACCGCGCGCCCGCGCGTCGCCGAGGTCGACGTTCTGCGCGGGTTCGCCCTGTTCGGCGTCATGATCGTGAACACGGTGGGGATCACCGGGATGCCCACGCCCGCGCCGGACCAGGATCCCGGGCCCGTCCACTGGGCGTACGAGGTCCTGCTCCACCAGCGGTTCTTCCCGATCTTCTCGCTCCTCTTCGGGGTGAGCTTCGGCCTCTTCCTGGATTCGGCCCGGCCGAGGACGCCGTACCCGCGGCTGCTCATGCTCGCCCGGCTCGGTTTCCTGATCCCCATCGGGGCACTGCACCGGCTGCTGCAACCCGGTGAGGTCCTGCTGACGTACGCGGTCGTCGGCATCGTCGTCCTGCTCCCCGCGTCGTTCGTGCCGGGCCGGCGCCTCCTCCTGGCGCTCGGCCTCGCCGCCACGGCGGCGGCGGTGCCGGTCGGCGGAAGCGCGCTCGTCCCGGGGCTCTTCCTGGTGGGTCACGCGCTCCAGAGGTACGGACCGGCGAACATCCTGGACGCGCCGAAGGTTCGGCTGTGGGCCGCGCTCCTCGGGAGCCTCGCACTCGCCGTCGTCCTGAACGCCTGGCAGGTCGTGGCGTCCGCCGCCACCACGTCGACCCTCGCGACCTCGGCGAGCCTGGCGACGGCGGCCTGCTACACGGCGGCGGTGGCGGCGGCCGTGCGTTCGCGCGCCGGCCGTCCCCTGCGCGGGCTCGCCCCGCTCGGACGGACGGCGCTGACGGCCTACGTCGGTGCGACGTTCGCGATCATCGCCGCCGACCGGTTCGTCCGCCTGGCCGCGTCTCCCGACCACCTGGTCGCCGTCGCCGTCGGCACGGGCGTCTTCGCGCTCGCCCTGGCGTTCGCCCACCTGTGGCTCCGCCACGCCCGGTACGGGCCGCTGGAGTGGGTCTGGCGCTGCCTCACCTGGTGGACCCCGTCACCCCCGGGGCCCGGCCGCGCCTAGCCGCTCAGAAGCGGAAGAACTCGACGAATCGCCGCAGGTGGGCCGGGTCGCCCTGCACCCGGACGCTTCCGTCGCCGAGCGCCTCGTCCGGGGTCTTGGCGCCGATCATCAGCTCGCGGAGCGCGCCGTCCGGCCCCCTCTCGATGACGAGGTCGGGGTCGGGGTGCGGGCCGATGCCGACCGTCAGCGACCCGTCGGTGACCTGCACGCGGAGGGTGAAGTCGCCCATGCGGACCTCGTGGCCGACGGTGACGCCGCGCGCCGCCTCGGGCCGGAAGGTGGTGCGGAAGGCCATGGCGACCGACTCCGCGGTGACGATCTCGCCGGGACGGGGCTCCCGCATCGTCCGGGCGCCCCAGCGGCCCAGCGCGATCAGCGACGCTTCGAGGTCGCGCCCGTGGTCGGTCAGCTCGTACACGACGGCGCGTTCGGGGTGGGGCAGCGCGCGCCGGACGACCAGGCCCGTCTCCTCCAGTTGCTTGAGGCGGGCCGAGAGGATGTTGGTCGGGATGGCCGGCAGGCCCTTGCGCAGGTCGGTGTAGCGCTGCGGTCCGCTGAGCAGGTTGCGGACGATCAGCAGGGTCCACCGTTCGCCGACCGTCTCCAGTGCGCGGGCGAGGCCGCAGAACTGTCCGTACTCACGAGCTGCCATGCTGCACATCCTAGCGCGCACTTCGCTTGACAAAGCTCACTTGCAAAAGACAAGCTTCGTTGCAGCACCGACCGTGACCCCACCGAGGAGTTCGCATGACAGCCGTACGATCGGGCCGTCCCATCGCCGAGACGATCGGCGCTCCGGCGCGGCCGGGACCGCCCCTGCAGGTCGCGGCGATCGCCGCCGGTCCGCTGTTCCTCGTCTCCGGGCTCGTCCAGGCCCTGACCCGCGACGGGTTCGACTTCTCCCGCAACGCCCTCAGCCAGCTCGCCCTCGGCGACCTCGGCTGGGTCCAGACCGTCACGTTCCTGCTCACCGGCGCGCTGCTGATCGTCGGCGCGGCCGGGACGGGACGCACCCTGCGCGGGGCCCCCGGCGGCCGCCGGGCACCCCGCCTGATCGGCGTCTTCGGCGCCTCGTTCCTGCTCGCGGCGGTGTTCCCCGCCGACGCCGGGGCCGGTTTCCCCGCCGGAACCCCCGAGACCGGGGCCGCCACGCTGAGCGGCCACGGCGCCCTCCACCTGCTCAGCGGCGCGATCGGCTACATCGCT
The nucleotide sequence above comes from Actinomadura algeriensis. Encoded proteins:
- a CDS encoding CaiB/BaiF CoA transferase family protein, with amino-acid sequence MNALGDLRVVEMGQLLAGPFCGQLLGDFGAEVIKIEPPGAGDPMREWGREKPHGKSLWWPILARNKKSVTLNLRTPEGQALARRIIGQADVLVENFRPGTLERWGLSPDELRAENPRLIVTRVTGYGQDGPYSPRAGFGSIGEAMGGIRYVTGDPDKPPSRAGISLGDELAGTFAALGTLVALHARHRTGRGQIVDSALYEAVLAMMESLVPEWDIAGYQRERTGSVLPNVAPSNVYPTKDGPVLIAANRDTIWTRLAGLMGRPELASDKRFATHGARGANAGELDELIGTWTSTQDSGELLELLHENGIPAGLTYRAKDMLADPHYKAREAIIRMAHPEFGEFPMQNVFPKLSETPGEVRAVGPSLGEHNTEVYGALLGLTSAELESLTSAGTI
- a CDS encoding DUF998 domain-containing protein, with amino-acid sequence MTAVRSGRPIAETIGAPARPGPPLQVAAIAAGPLFLVSGLVQALTRDGFDFSRNALSQLALGDLGWVQTVTFLLTGALLIVGAAGTGRTLRGAPGGRRAPRLIGVFGASFLLAAVFPADAGAGFPAGTPETGAATLSGHGALHLLSGAIGYIALVAAFLVLARTFAARDERGWALATRTVAAAVVAGFAASSVSVPAFTVGAGLGLVWLAVITARLTSASPTGRL
- a CDS encoding winged helix-turn-helix transcriptional regulator; this translates as MAAREYGQFCGLARALETVGERWTLLIVRNLLSGPQRYTDLRKGLPAIPTNILSARLKQLEETGLVVRRALPHPERAVVYELTDHGRDLEASLIALGRWGARTMREPRPGEIVTAESVAMAFRTTFRPEAARGVTVGHEVRMGDFTLRVQVTDGSLTVGIGPHPDPDLVIERGPDGALRELMIGAKTPDEALGDGSVRVQGDPAHLRRFVEFFRF
- a CDS encoding formate/nitrite transporter family protein; its protein translation is MSYVNPPDLATKMVDAGEAKVFMSTRDTLIRAFMAAALLTLGAAFAVTVTVQTGEPLLGALLFPAGFCLVYLLGFDLLTGVFTLVPLALLDKRRGVTPRSLLRNWGLVFLGNLGGALTVAVMMAVIFTFGFSTPPDEVGRQLGTIGEGRTVGYAEHGAAGMLTLFVRGVMCNWMVSTGVVAAMMSKSVPGKVIAMWLPIMMFFYMGFEHSIVNMFLFPSGLMLGGDFSIMDYLVWNEIPTIIGNLVGGLTFVGLTIYATHGRTGKPRNRPAPVQETAAGEPAAEEQLVRG
- a CDS encoding MMPL family transporter: MFTPNGLGRLVTRRSRLISALGIAALVLVGIVGAGTIGALSLNRFEAPGSESMRAADALAREHATGSPNIALLVTARGGTVDDPAAAAAGRALTAELAARDGVGDAWSYWSRGGAETLRSADARHALVLAWAPGDADHVRTGVLPDLAADLTRTDAAVEVTVGGGDEVFRNVMEQARADFVRAELIILPLTLLLLWLVYRRIAAALVTLATGLFAVLGSLALLRIPLAFTEISTFASNIALVMGIGLGVDYGLFMIFRFREELAARDGDVRAAVVATVRGAGRTVLFSGVTVAAALAVLLVFPFPFLASFAYAGVAVVAAAVLGATVFLPAALTLLGGRVARRAPSNRSAARWHAFAAAVMRRPLVLGGTALGLVLLLGAPFLGVRFGLPDDRVLNTSAPVRQMYDEIRASFAVEEADALQIALPASAAGGVGPYAAELSRVEGIVRVDSSAGSFTGGRPVPAPAGVRYTSAEGTRLVAVPSSRRLAADAVGLVEEVRALPAPAPALVGGYPAELADYRDAVTARLPLVAGLIIAVTVVVLFLMTGSVLAPLKATVLNLLSLSVMFGALVWIFQEGNLSGLLGFTPTGSIEPSIPILMFCIAYGLSMDYEVFLLSRIKEEYDRTGDAAASVPIGIARSGPLVTAAALILAVSFATYATGDVVFLQQLGIGMALAVLVDATLIRGVLVPAFMRLAGRANWWAPRPLRRLHRRVGLTEEPSPGPVPVTEEAVRA
- a CDS encoding GntR family transcriptional regulator gives rise to the protein MARAADVAYDAVRRMILSGDAAAGSRLGEAELAETLGLSRTPVREALQRLGSDGLVEVLPHRGARVVEWTAADLAEIFELRSLLEPYAAARAARIGQDESVIAGLTAQCDAMEAAADARDLAELARLNSRFHAALIDASRNGRLPGMLASVVHAPLIVGTFRRYDPAELDRSMNHHRELVAAIAAGDPDWAEAVMRAHIRAAAANLSRKDDDE
- a CDS encoding hydroxymethylglutaryl-CoA lyase; this translates as MQYSHIQRSSRKFGAGLHTTVVEVGPRDGLQNEARVLTPDDKIALIERCVAAGTRRVEAVSFVNPERVPQMAGAEEVMAGVPRRDGIAYSGLVLNRRGLDRALDARVDEVNVVVPASDTFSVRNQGTTVAEMLDAWDGIAAAADDAGVPATMTIAVAFGCPFEGDTPPERIEYIARRAHAASEIALADTIGVGVPAQVRDLTRRAREAAPGIPLRFHFHNTRNTGYANALMAVDEGVTVLDASAGGFGGCPFAPAATGNIATEDLLYALHRSGHDTGIDMESTARTGMWLAERLGVPAPSLLGRAGGFPASPPER
- a CDS encoding DUF418 domain-containing protein: MPSRSRTGEEPAARAREQPTARAREEPTARPRVAEVDVLRGFALFGVMIVNTVGITGMPTPAPDQDPGPVHWAYEVLLHQRFFPIFSLLFGVSFGLFLDSARPRTPYPRLLMLARLGFLIPIGALHRLLQPGEVLLTYAVVGIVVLLPASFVPGRRLLLALGLAATAAAVPVGGSALVPGLFLVGHALQRYGPANILDAPKVRLWAALLGSLALAVVLNAWQVVASAATTSTLATSASLATAACYTAAVAAAVRSRAGRPLRGLAPLGRTALTAYVGATFAIIAADRFVRLAASPDHLVAVAVGTGVFALALAFAHLWLRHARYGPLEWVWRCLTWWTPSPPGPGRA
- a CDS encoding TetR/AcrR family transcriptional regulator codes for the protein MSGDGESGTGRAVRRQARGERRIAQILDAAAGVLAELGYEAATTNKIAAAAGISPGSLYQFFPNKEAIAEALADRFTAQMGGAHRTAFTAGDLAAEPLADLIDRIVDPLLAFNIANPGFKALFARADMPSGLTAASRPIQDALLGRVEGILAARAPGLTADDRTRGARVLIQVFKALVPLVTEADPGDERDTMVAELKRVLSAYMTALEAQGRT
- the cynS gene encoding cyanase is translated as MSKSEAARLVASAKVRSGLSWARIADEIGAPVVWATAALLGNHPMPPEQARRACELLELDEAVAESLRSQPSRGTDPAVMSDPTIYRFVEALSVYGPALKELIHDEFGDGIMSAINFRVDFDRRPDPDGDRVVITFDGKFLDYRW